Within the Funiculus sociatus GB2-C1 genome, the region TCGATGTGGTCGTCTTCAACTGTGTCCGCATTGTTGGGAAAACTCGCCTCGACGTTAACGCTAAGTTTGTCGGGCGCGACACTTTCAATTACGAGACTTCGCTGTACAACTTCTACCACATGATTGAGGGTGTCATCCACGCGCTCAATCAAGGTGCTGCGGACATACATATAGACACCAGTGGCAAATAGCAGCAGCAACACAGCTGTTACAGCTGTATACCAAAAAGCCAACCGTCTACGAGTGGCTTGAAACATAAGCACCTCAGCCAATTCTCACAGTGTCTACAGTTTAGTGGCTATCACCCTTGATAAAACGGCATTACAGCCAAGGTTCGCCGTGACGTTCAACTAAGTGGTCAGCTACTACAACATTTCAAAAATTATTTTCGCTTAAATACACTTACCAGCTAAAAAAATCAGGGTAAAACAAATGGAAACTCTCGCCTATCTTCATCTTGCCTTATCGTTTGAAGAGTGCGTAAATCTTGAAGTTGACGAATTTATAGAAGTTTCCGTAATCCTAAGCCAACTAGAGTGTAGAGATAATTATAAGATTTCGCTTTTGTCCAGTTCAGATGAATGGCTCAACTATTCGCCAGTTTGTTTTTAAAAACTAACTGATGTCCTTTATTCAAGGTTTCCCAAACTTACAATTTCCACTCATGCAACCAACTAACAACGAGTTTACAGAGGAAGTGCTTACCGATTTAAACGCCCTGATAAATGAAATAGAAAATAACCCTTCCTTATCTTCATGGGCAATTCGCTTAACCCTCAAATCTATTCGAGACAAAGCTAAGAAGATGACATTTGAAAGTATGCCGAAAGATGCCAAATTTGCTATTAGTTGTTAGCCATTAGCTATTCCGGGTTATTTGAATTTGATTTGTGATTGTAGAGACGTTTTCATGACGTCTCTACCTTTTTTTATGAACCGCGTTAGCGAAGCCTGCGCGGTTCATTCCTGTAAAAAATCTAAACCACTCCACAAGTTACTAATGATAAATGACTCTTAAGCAGCACTAACCTGTCCAAATTGAGTCAAGAATCTAAACGCCTTCACAATAAAAGTGGCGCATTCCTGGGGAGAAGTTCCATAAAATGCACGCCAAGCGGCGGCTTTGTACTCATCGTAACGGTCGGCGTGTTCCGGAAACTTTTCTAGCCAAGCTAATCGGACAGCATGACCAATTAGCACATCTAGCACAATATATTCGGCAATTTGTAAACCGGGGTTAGCGATCGCGATCGCATCCAACTCCATCAACGCCTCAATATTAACCTTACGGTATTCCGGCACCTGTATCTTATTTAGCAAATGTTCCACCCGCAGAGCAAAATTCTTCTCTCCTGGTGTCATTTCTGACAAAATCATCTGGCTATCCAAACGGTTGCGGCGTTCTAACTTATCGCCAATCACCAAACCCTTACAGTGTTTCAGTAATCGCCAAACGCTGGGATAAAAATCTTTCGGAACCCGATTTAACGCCCCATCTAACTGTCGCTGTCGCAACCAACCACCAGCAGCGGGTGCTTCTACTTCATCTTGTTCCACTATTGACACCGCCCAGTCAATATCCTTCTCCTGCTGTTTAATGTGCAAAGATTCTTGGCTTAGCAACACTTGATTCATCCCTTCGTATCCAGCCAAAACTTGACGCAGACGCATCCTAACTTCAAACGGACTTAATTGCATCAAATTTTCGTAAGCTTCATCTTGAGATGTTTGCAACTCGTGAGCTAATTCGCTAGTTAAAAGTAGAATTAGATATCCGACTCGCAGCGTCAACAAACCGTTAAATAATTGGGGTTCCGACTTGATCAGTTGACCGAGATAGATTAGGATTTCTTGAGTAAGGACGCGATCGCGTATATCTTCCCTACAAAACTCCCGAATCTTATCCATAATCTCTGTATAGGACATCGGGCGCGTCATCAACGATGCCTCACTATACGCCTTCCCCACCGTAATTTGCTTACCCCGCACCAGAATATCAGTCACCGCATCCGACAAGCTGATATCCACCTTATCCAGCAACCCAGCCGCATGACGCACCACCGTCCAATAAGGTGAAGCCCCAGAAATACCAGCCTTAGCGTAAACTTCATCTAGCAAATCTGCCACCGTCACCCGCACGCCAGGGCCTCCGAACCCTGTGTCAAAATCCAACCCCCGCAACCGCACCAAGGTATGCAACCACTCAACTTGCTCGTAGATATTATTTGTCTCCCGCAGACGGTCGAGTAATAATCCTAAATTCGTTTCACACTCCAGCATAAATTCTTGAGTATGGTTCAACGGACCATTTTTCTCAGGAAGGCTAGCTAGGTAGTAGCATTGCAAAGCTGCATCTTGAACTGGAGACTGACTAAACTCAAAATCGTGCAGAAAATCGATTCTTTGAGTTCCCGCCGTCAGCATCAGCTGATTCAACCGCCCCAATTTTACCCGGACACCATTGCAAAGACCGTCTTTTAGCTCCTGCATCAACTCCAGCAAGGCCTCAGAGCCAGTTTCCAGCATCGCATGAGTTAGCAATAGCGTCATCGTCGGACGACCCAACTCAGACCAATTCCGCTGAATATACGCCAGTTCGCTTTGAATTTCAGCCACCAGGAAATGATAATCCAGCGTCAGATAAAATTGCTGTTGATCCAAAAACGACGGTAAAAAGACAATCGTCTCACCTCGGACGCGAAAAATCCGCGATGTCGTTAAACTCCGCAACCGCCTTACAGGTCTGCCAGTGAGTCCCAGTTTATCGTTCCGACCAATTTGAGTAAAAACCCCCGACAAGTCGGTTGCTTGACGTACCTGAATCGGTTCCACCTGCGTTGGTGTTTGGGTAGCAATGCCCTGAACTTGCAATTTTGCCTGTAAATCCTCATCTTCAGCTAAGAGGGCAATTTGCACCAATGGGTCTTGATTGCGATTCATGGTTAAATGCCGTCCCAGTGGGTCAATATCTCCCACTGCGACCAAACCTTCACTCAACATTTGCCCCAATAAATACAAGCTTTGCGCCCATACCAAGGGAATATTTTCGTTAGGTAAACGTGTCTGGCTGTGAGGATTTAACCTTTCCGCCTCTATTTTCTCTCTCGGCACATAATACAGTTCAGGTAGCAGCCCCAAACCTTCCTGTTCAATTAACAGAGACTCAAGACACTCTTGGTAGTCTTTAACTTGTTCTGTGTCTCTGTGAAACAAGCCATCCAGCACCAAATAAGTGAAAAATAACGGCCATTCGCACTCAATATGCTCAAACTGTTGCAATTCCCAAGGTTCGTAGTGTAAGCGGCTGGTATCTTCCAAAACGGTTTGGTGTCCATCTCGCAAAAAGCGTTTGCAGCCGTAGCGTCCTTCCAGCTTGTCAATAATTTTCTGGCGGGTGCGTTCCACCAGTTCCAGATTTTCCACCGCAAAGGCTGGGAAACTAATTACACTCAACAATGCCGCATCAACTTCTTTTGAGCTGGATTCCCTTGGCAGTAAGGATTTCAGCGTCATCCGGGCGCGAGCAATTTCATCAGGTAAGACGTGGATAACCGAAGCCTGAGAACCGCGTACCCCGAATAAATCCAGCCCGCTAATTGCTTCTAAGGCGGCTTTTGCCATTCCCACTGAACTTGCGTTCAGTTCTGGATTCCCCCGATTAATTTTATTTCCTCGTTCCCAAATTCCATAATCGGGTGTTCGGTATGCGCGACCAATGTAATACACCAGATTTTGCACGAAGTTAACTTCATCTATGCAGTAGATGATGTGTAACCCGGATGCTGTCATCTGCGCCAGCATCAGCAAAAACAGGGAGGTAGCATCTAATTGCAAGTGTCCCCAAGCGTCATCGCCGACGACAACATCGCCAGAACTGG harbors:
- a CDS encoding glycoside hydrolase family 15 protein encodes the protein MSLTAAKVLSDRLDNYYQQIAAVILNRQNPITGLLPASTAINAHGDYTDAWVRDNVYSILAVWGLALAYRKVDEDGGRTYELEQSVVKLMRGLLFCMMRQSHKVESFKQSQSLLDCLHAKYNTSSGDVVVGDDAWGHLQLDATSLFLLMLAQMTASGLHIIYCIDEVNFVQNLVYYIGRAYRTPDYGIWERGNKINRGNPELNASSVGMAKAALEAISGLDLFGVRGSQASVIHVLPDEIARARMTLKSLLPRESSSKEVDAALLSVISFPAFAVENLELVERTRQKIIDKLEGRYGCKRFLRDGHQTVLEDTSRLHYEPWELQQFEHIECEWPLFFTYLVLDGLFHRDTEQVKDYQECLESLLIEQEGLGLLPELYYVPREKIEAERLNPHSQTRLPNENIPLVWAQSLYLLGQMLSEGLVAVGDIDPLGRHLTMNRNQDPLVQIALLAEDEDLQAKLQVQGIATQTPTQVEPIQVRQATDLSGVFTQIGRNDKLGLTGRPVRRLRSLTTSRIFRVRGETIVFLPSFLDQQQFYLTLDYHFLVAEIQSELAYIQRNWSELGRPTMTLLLTHAMLETGSEALLELMQELKDGLCNGVRVKLGRLNQLMLTAGTQRIDFLHDFEFSQSPVQDAALQCYYLASLPEKNGPLNHTQEFMLECETNLGLLLDRLRETNNIYEQVEWLHTLVRLRGLDFDTGFGGPGVRVTVADLLDEVYAKAGISGASPYWTVVRHAAGLLDKVDISLSDAVTDILVRGKQITVGKAYSEASLMTRPMSYTEIMDKIREFCREDIRDRVLTQEILIYLGQLIKSEPQLFNGLLTLRVGYLILLLTSELAHELQTSQDEAYENLMQLSPFEVRMRLRQVLAGYEGMNQVLLSQESLHIKQQEKDIDWAVSIVEQDEVEAPAAGGWLRQRQLDGALNRVPKDFYPSVWRLLKHCKGLVIGDKLERRNRLDSQMILSEMTPGEKNFALRVEHLLNKIQVPEYRKVNIEALMELDAIAIANPGLQIAEYIVLDVLIGHAVRLAWLEKFPEHADRYDEYKAAAWRAFYGTSPQECATFIVKAFRFLTQFGQVSAA